The Pricia mediterranea genome includes a window with the following:
- the ahcY gene encoding adenosylhomocysteinase — MDTKTVDYIPYKVRDIELAQWGRKEIELAEAEMPGLMSLREEYGDEQPLKGARIAGCLHMTIQTAVLIETLVALGAEVTWSSCNIFSTQDHAAAAIAAAGIPVYAWKGMTEEEFNWCIEQTLFFGEERKPLNMILDDGGDLTNMVLDQYPEMAKDIKGLSEETTTGVHRLYERMKKGTLPMPAINVNDSVTKSKFDNKYGCRESAVDAIRRATDTMLAGKKVVVCGYGDVGKGTAASFRGAGAIITVTEIDPICALQACMDGFEVKKLETVVGKADIVITTTGNKDIIRPEHFKAMKDKAIVCNIGHFDNEIDMAWLNDNHGDTKEEIKPQVDKYTLDGKDIIVLAEGRLVNLGCATGHPSFVMSNSFTNQTLAQIELWKHSDKYDNEVYMLPKHLDEKVAELHLSRLDAELTELKPDQAEYIGVEVKGPFKPEYYRY, encoded by the coding sequence ATGGATACTAAAACAGTTGATTATATACCTTATAAAGTCAGGGATATCGAACTGGCCCAATGGGGAAGAAAGGAAATCGAGCTCGCCGAGGCTGAAATGCCCGGCCTGATGTCGCTGCGGGAAGAGTATGGCGACGAGCAGCCCCTCAAGGGCGCCCGGATCGCAGGATGCCTTCACATGACCATCCAGACCGCCGTGCTTATCGAGACCTTGGTCGCCCTAGGCGCAGAGGTGACCTGGAGCTCCTGCAACATCTTTTCGACCCAAGACCATGCCGCCGCTGCCATTGCCGCAGCAGGTATTCCCGTTTACGCTTGGAAGGGTATGACCGAGGAGGAATTCAACTGGTGCATCGAGCAGACCCTCTTCTTTGGCGAGGAGCGCAAGCCCCTGAACATGATCTTGGACGATGGCGGCGATCTGACCAATATGGTGCTGGACCAGTATCCTGAAATGGCGAAAGACATCAAAGGCCTGTCCGAGGAAACCACCACCGGGGTTCACCGGTTGTACGAACGGATGAAAAAAGGCACCCTGCCGATGCCCGCCATCAATGTAAACGATTCCGTTACCAAGTCGAAATTCGACAACAAGTACGGATGCCGTGAAAGTGCCGTGGATGCCATCCGCCGGGCCACGGATACCATGCTCGCCGGGAAAAAAGTGGTCGTTTGCGGCTATGGCGACGTCGGAAAGGGTACCGCAGCATCCTTCAGGGGAGCAGGGGCCATCATAACCGTCACGGAAATCGATCCCATCTGCGCCCTGCAGGCCTGTATGGACGGATTCGAGGTCAAAAAACTGGAAACCGTGGTCGGAAAGGCCGATATCGTGATTACCACCACCGGAAACAAGGATATCATCCGTCCGGAACATTTTAAGGCCATGAAAGACAAGGCCATTGTATGTAATATCGGCCACTTCGACAACGAGATCGATATGGCCTGGCTGAACGACAACCACGGCGACACCAAGGAAGAAATCAAGCCACAAGTGGACAAGTATACCCTGGATGGCAAGGATATCATCGTACTCGCAGAAGGCCGTTTGGTCAATTTGGGATGCGCTACCGGTCATCCCAGTTTCGTGATGAGCAATTCGTTTACGAACCAGACCCTGGCCCAGATCGAATTGTGGAAGCACAGCGATAAATACGATAATGAGGTTTATATGCTGCCCAAGCACCTTGACGAAAAAGTAGCGGAACTACATTTGTCGCGCCTCGACGCCGAACTGACCGAGCTCAAGCCCGACCAGGCGGAGTATATCGGTGTGGAAGTAAAGGGACCGTTCAAGCCGGAGTATTATAGGTACTAG
- a CDS encoding ATP-binding protein, with the protein MEEKLKQKSSDIIKVVLFGPESTGKTTLSEQLARHYNTVWVPEYAREYLQQKWNDERKTCEPKDLLPIAEGQMQLENELTGKASDVLICDTDLLETKVYSEAYYVGHCDPVLEKHALQNTYDLYLLTYIDVPWVGDDLRDKPQEREKMFAYFKETLEKYDRNFVILRGDKKARLRKAVFEIDKLLVKA; encoded by the coding sequence ATGGAAGAAAAGCTTAAACAAAAGTCCTCAGACATTATTAAAGTAGTCCTTTTCGGCCCTGAATCCACCGGGAAAACCACCTTATCGGAGCAACTGGCCCGACATTACAATACGGTGTGGGTGCCGGAATACGCCAGGGAGTACCTGCAACAAAAGTGGAACGACGAGCGCAAGACTTGTGAACCTAAGGATCTCTTGCCCATCGCCGAGGGGCAAATGCAATTGGAGAACGAACTGACAGGGAAGGCTAGCGATGTTCTAATTTGTGATACCGATCTGCTCGAGACCAAGGTGTATTCCGAGGCCTATTATGTAGGTCATTGCGACCCCGTATTGGAAAAGCATGCGCTCCAGAACACCTATGACCTTTATCTGTTGACCTATATCGATGTGCCTTGGGTAGGTGATGACCTGAGGGACAAGCCCCAAGAACGCGAAAAAATGTTTGCGTATTTCAAGGAAACCTTGGAAAAATATGATCGGAATTTTGTTATATTAAGAGGCGATAAAAAAGCCCGGTTGCGCAAGGCCGTTTTCGAAATCGATAAGCTGCTGGTCAAGGCTTGA
- a CDS encoding DUF4301 family protein: MTLTKNDLELLSEKGISESKVNEQIETFKEGIPFVQLEKAVTVGDGILQFDAEQEKQLIERFDETQEGMTLLKFVPASGAASRMFRALFNFLDAYDPSEESLNDYFERTGDTDMKTFSEGLTDFPFYRIVQSRISGNASSKDEEVYLFVKEMMSEDALNYGFYPKGLLPFHNYGDHTATPFEEHLKEAAVYAKNDDTAKLHFTISEQHGKMFNQEFSNIKERVSAAVKASFDVSYSYQKPSTDTIAVDMKNEPFRNEDGSVLFRPGGHGALIENLNEQNADIVFIKNIDNVTVPRFANTVVDNKKVLAGVLLKVQKKAFEYAELLNKGDLNSNQLEEIKSFVQDELNARFSEKLTSYSIEQQIDVLRDKVNRPIRICGMVKNEGEPGGGPFWINDRKGNISLQIIESAQIDMDDPEQANILKNATHFNPVDLVCGIKNYRGEKYDLMKFVDAKQGFITGKTKEGRDLKALELPGLWNGAMAYWNTIFVEVPLQTFSPVKTVNDLLKPAHQVQ; the protein is encoded by the coding sequence ATGACATTGACAAAAAATGATCTTGAACTCTTATCGGAAAAAGGAATATCCGAAAGCAAGGTGAACGAGCAGATAGAGACCTTTAAGGAAGGCATTCCCTTTGTACAACTAGAAAAGGCCGTCACGGTCGGGGACGGAATACTGCAATTCGATGCCGAACAAGAAAAACAACTTATCGAGCGGTTCGACGAGACCCAAGAAGGGATGACATTGCTAAAGTTCGTTCCGGCTTCGGGTGCAGCTTCGCGTATGTTTAGGGCGCTGTTCAACTTTCTGGATGCTTACGACCCGTCCGAGGAAAGTTTGAACGACTACTTTGAACGGACCGGAGATACCGATATGAAAACCTTTAGCGAAGGCCTTACGGATTTTCCCTTTTACAGGATCGTGCAAAGTCGCATCTCGGGGAATGCATCCTCAAAAGACGAAGAGGTGTATCTTTTTGTTAAGGAAATGATGTCGGAGGATGCCCTGAACTACGGATTCTATCCAAAAGGACTCCTGCCTTTCCACAATTATGGCGACCATACCGCTACCCCTTTTGAAGAACATTTGAAAGAAGCTGCGGTCTATGCCAAAAACGACGATACCGCAAAATTGCACTTCACTATTTCCGAACAGCACGGCAAAATGTTCAACCAAGAATTTTCGAATATCAAAGAAAGGGTCTCCGCTGCGGTCAAAGCCTCTTTCGATGTGAGCTATTCCTACCAAAAACCGTCGACCGATACCATTGCCGTAGACATGAAGAACGAGCCTTTTCGCAACGAAGACGGTAGCGTACTATTCCGGCCCGGCGGCCACGGGGCCTTGATCGAGAATCTCAACGAACAGAATGCCGACATCGTTTTCATCAAAAATATAGACAATGTGACCGTGCCCAGGTTCGCCAATACGGTGGTCGATAATAAAAAGGTGTTGGCAGGGGTGCTATTAAAGGTTCAGAAAAAGGCTTTTGAATATGCCGAACTGTTGAATAAGGGGGATTTGAATTCAAATCAATTGGAAGAGATTAAAAGTTTCGTGCAGGATGAACTGAATGCACGATTTTCCGAGAAGTTGACCAGTTACAGTATCGAGCAACAAATCGATGTCCTAAGGGATAAGGTCAACCGCCCCATCCGCATTTGTGGGATGGTAAAGAACGAGGGCGAACCAGGCGGAGGTCCTTTCTGGATAAATGATCGAAAGGGGAACATCTCGTTGCAGATTATCGAATCGGCGCAAATCGATATGGATGACCCGGAGCAGGCCAATATTTTAAAGAATGCGACCCACTTCAATCCCGTGGATCTGGTATGCGGAATCAAAAATTACAGGGGTGAAAAGTACGATTTGATGAAATTCGTCGATGCGAAACAAGGTTTCATTACCGGAAAGACCAAGGAAGGTAGAGATTTAAAGGCCTTGGAGCTTCCCGGACTCTGGAACGGGGCTATGGCGTATTGGAACACCATCTTCGTCGAGGTGCCCTTGCAGACTTTTAGCCCCGTTAAAACTGTAAACGATTTGCTGAAGCCGGCCCACCAAGTGCAGTAG
- a CDS encoding M16 family metallopeptidase, translating into MNYKLLGLCLLLMATATQAQEVDYEEYDLDNGLHVILHQDETAPVVTTSVMYHVGGKDRTEGRTGFAHFFEHLLFEGTKNIDRGEWFKIVSSHGGKNNANTSQDRTYYYEVFPSNELELGLWMESERMMHPIIDQVGIDTQNEVVKEEKRMRYDNSPYGQLLFTVAENLFKKHPYKDPNIGYMKDLDAATLEDVKAYSQKYYVPNNAVLVVAGDIDIPKTKAMIKDYFGPIPKGADVVRNYPKEDPITAQINAKAYDSNIQIPASIIAYRTPGFKERDAYVLDMISAYLSDGKSSKLYKKLVDEQKQALQVGAYNIAQEDYGMYLVFTLPVGETRLDTLNAEIEEEIAKVRDSLISERDYQKLQNKFESRFVNANSSVEGIAGSLATYYMLYGDTELINKEIEIYRSITREEMQEVANKYLKPNQRAVIDYLPGEGEEQ; encoded by the coding sequence ATGAACTATAAACTATTGGGATTGTGCCTACTATTGATGGCAACCGCCACCCAGGCACAAGAAGTGGACTATGAAGAGTACGACCTCGACAACGGCCTGCACGTGATTCTCCATCAAGACGAAACCGCTCCGGTGGTGACCACCTCGGTCATGTATCATGTAGGAGGCAAAGACCGAACCGAGGGCCGTACGGGCTTCGCCCATTTTTTTGAACACCTGCTTTTTGAGGGCACCAAGAACATCGACCGCGGTGAGTGGTTCAAGATCGTATCCTCCCATGGAGGTAAGAACAATGCCAATACCTCTCAGGACCGCACGTACTATTACGAGGTATTTCCTTCGAACGAACTTGAACTGGGCCTCTGGATGGAGTCGGAGCGGATGATGCATCCTATCATCGACCAGGTCGGAATCGACACCCAAAACGAGGTCGTGAAGGAAGAAAAACGTATGCGCTACGATAACTCCCCTTACGGACAGCTGTTGTTTACCGTGGCCGAAAACCTGTTCAAGAAACATCCCTACAAAGACCCCAACATCGGGTATATGAAAGATCTCGATGCGGCGACCCTCGAAGACGTCAAGGCGTATAGCCAAAAATATTACGTGCCGAACAACGCAGTACTTGTCGTCGCCGGAGATATCGACATCCCTAAGACCAAAGCGATGATTAAAGACTATTTCGGACCCATCCCGAAAGGAGCGGATGTCGTTCGAAACTATCCCAAGGAAGACCCCATAACTGCCCAGATCAACGCCAAAGCCTACGATTCCAACATTCAGATTCCTGCCAGTATCATCGCCTACCGAACTCCCGGCTTCAAGGAGCGCGACGCCTATGTACTCGACATGATATCGGCCTATTTGAGCGATGGCAAAAGCTCAAAACTCTACAAAAAACTGGTCGATGAGCAAAAGCAGGCCTTACAGGTCGGAGCCTATAACATTGCCCAGGAAGATTACGGCATGTATCTCGTATTTACGCTGCCCGTGGGAGAAACCAGGTTGGACACCCTCAACGCCGAAATCGAGGAGGAAATCGCCAAGGTGCGCGACAGCTTGATCTCGGAAAGAGACTACCAAAAATTACAGAACAAATTCGAGTCCCGCTTCGTCAACGCCAACAGTAGCGTGGAAGGTATCGCCGGCTCCTTGGCGACTTACTACATGCTGTACGGGGACACCGAACTGATCAACAAGGAAATCGAGATCTACCGCTCAATCACACGGGAAGAAATGCAAGAGGTCGCCAACAAATACCTCAAGCCGAACCAAAGGGCGGTCATCGATTATTTGCCCGGCGAGGGAGAGGAACAATGA
- a CDS encoding M16 family metallopeptidase, whose product MKKIYTTLIVAFLAIGAHAQIDRSQMPESGPAPEINLEDPQTFEMKNGLKVLVVENHKLPRVSIQLRIDNAPVPEGEKVGVASLTGSLLGKGSKNISKDDFNEEVDFLGARISFGSQGASASALSKYFPRILELMADAAIHPEFTQEEFEKEKQKMLTGLKTEEKDVKAIARNVSSALAYTKKHPYGEFPTETSVNKVTLEDVKRFYDNQFLPANAYLVVVGDVKFEKVKELVEEHFTPWTKGTPPFLQFSSPSDALYSQINFVNVPNAVQSEITAENLVELKMKDPDYLPALLANEILGGGGEGRLFLNLREDKGYTYGSYSRLGDDKYAPARFRAVASVRNAVTDSSVVELLKEIENIRKEPVSQEELENTKAKYSGRFVMALENPQTIARYALNIETENLPEDFYKTYLERLNAVTVEEVQEAAQKYIKPEHIRVVVTGKASEVLPNLENISYNGKKVPVKYFDKNADPSEKPQVGTATVPEGVGATEVLKKYIEAIGGKEKLEQVEAYAMLAEAEMQGMQLDLEIKKTTGGKYMQDIKVGGNSMSKQVFDGSTGYMMMQGQRKDLGEDEIVQIKAEAVPFPELDYLKDDTITLEGMETIEGQKAYELKLSDDKSAFYDAESGLKVQETTIAEMGGQPMTSTINYGNYQEVSGIKFPFTLAQTVGPQSFDFKVTEVKVNEGVSDSDFK is encoded by the coding sequence ATGAAGAAAATATATACCACCTTGATCGTCGCTTTTCTGGCCATCGGCGCCCACGCGCAGATCGACCGCAGTCAGATGCCTGAATCCGGACCGGCACCGGAAATCAACCTCGAAGATCCCCAAACCTTTGAGATGAAAAACGGATTGAAAGTGCTAGTGGTCGAAAACCACAAACTCCCCCGGGTATCCATTCAATTGCGCATTGACAATGCCCCGGTGCCGGAAGGCGAGAAAGTGGGGGTTGCGTCCTTGACAGGCAGTCTGCTCGGCAAAGGCTCTAAAAACATTTCAAAAGATGATTTCAACGAAGAGGTCGATTTTCTGGGTGCCCGAATCAGTTTTGGATCACAAGGGGCATCGGCCAGCGCCCTATCCAAATATTTTCCAAGGATTTTGGAACTGATGGCCGATGCCGCCATCCATCCGGAGTTTACCCAAGAGGAGTTCGAGAAGGAAAAGCAAAAAATGCTGACCGGACTAAAAACCGAGGAGAAAGACGTAAAGGCGATTGCCAGGAACGTCAGCTCTGCCTTGGCGTATACCAAAAAACATCCCTACGGCGAATTTCCAACCGAAACTTCGGTCAACAAGGTGACCCTTGAAGATGTGAAAAGGTTTTACGACAACCAGTTCTTGCCTGCAAACGCCTATCTGGTTGTTGTTGGCGATGTGAAGTTTGAGAAAGTAAAAGAGCTAGTCGAGGAACATTTTACACCGTGGACCAAAGGAACCCCTCCCTTTTTACAGTTTTCGAGTCCCTCGGACGCCCTGTACTCCCAGATCAACTTCGTCAATGTACCGAACGCGGTGCAGTCCGAGATCACGGCAGAAAACCTGGTCGAGCTTAAAATGAAGGATCCGGACTATCTCCCGGCACTGCTGGCCAATGAAATATTGGGTGGCGGGGGCGAGGGGAGGCTTTTCCTCAACCTGCGGGAAGACAAGGGCTACACCTACGGATCGTACTCCCGCTTGGGCGACGATAAATACGCCCCGGCCCGCTTCAGGGCGGTCGCCAGCGTTCGCAATGCCGTGACGGATAGTTCTGTGGTCGAGCTGTTGAAGGAAATCGAGAACATCCGCAAAGAACCCGTCAGCCAAGAGGAGCTTGAAAACACCAAGGCCAAGTATTCCGGACGCTTCGTCATGGCCCTTGAGAATCCACAAACCATAGCCAGGTACGCCCTGAACATCGAAACCGAAAATCTGCCGGAGGATTTTTATAAGACCTATCTCGAACGTCTCAATGCCGTCACGGTCGAAGAAGTACAGGAAGCGGCACAAAAGTATATTAAGCCCGAGCACATCCGGGTCGTAGTTACCGGCAAGGCCAGCGAGGTATTGCCCAATCTTGAAAATATAAGCTACAACGGGAAGAAGGTCCCCGTCAAATACTTCGATAAAAATGCAGACCCCAGCGAAAAGCCCCAAGTCGGCACAGCGACAGTGCCCGAAGGCGTTGGGGCAACCGAAGTATTAAAGAAATATATCGAAGCCATCGGGGGCAAAGAAAAACTGGAACAAGTCGAGGCTTACGCGATGCTGGCCGAAGCCGAAATGCAGGGCATGCAACTCGACCTTGAAATAAAGAAAACGACCGGTGGAAAGTATATGCAGGATATTAAGGTGGGCGGAAATTCCATGAGCAAACAGGTCTTCGACGGCTCGACCGGCTATATGATGATGCAGGGCCAACGAAAGGACTTGGGCGAGGATGAAATCGTACAGATCAAGGCAGAGGCCGTGCCTTTCCCCGAGCTCGATTATTTGAAGGATGACACTATCACGCTTGAAGGTATGGAGACCATCGAAGGCCAAAAAGCCTACGAGCTCAAGCTATCCGATGATAAATCCGCCTTCTACGATGCGGAAAGCGGACTCAAGGTCCAAGAAACGACCATCGCCGAGATGGGCGGACAACCCATGACCAGCACCATTAATTATGGAAATTACCAAGAGGTTTCAGGAATCAAATTCCCTTTTACCTTGGCCCAGACTGTAGGCCCGCAAAGCTTCGATTTCAAAGTGACCGAAGTCAAGGTGAACGAAGGGGTCTCAGATTCCGATTTTAAATGA
- the rpmA gene encoding 50S ribosomal protein L27 — protein MAHKKGVGSSKNGRESESKRLGVKIFGGQAVVAGNIIVRQRGTKHNPGENVYAGKDHTLHARVDGTVKFEKKGGGKSWVHIEPFEA, from the coding sequence ATGGCACATAAAAAAGGAGTAGGTAGTTCAAAGAACGGAAGAGAGTCGGAATCGAAGCGCTTGGGCGTTAAGATTTTTGGCGGCCAGGCCGTTGTTGCCGGAAACATTATCGTGAGGCAGCGCGGCACCAAGCACAATCCCGGTGAGAATGTTTACGCCGGTAAAGATCACACCTTGCACGCCCGCGTTGACGGTACCGTAAAATTCGAAAAGAAAGGCGGCGGAAAGTCGTGGGTACATATCGAGCCCTTCGAGGCTTAG
- the rplU gene encoding 50S ribosomal protein L21 yields the protein MYAIVEMAGQQFKVAKDQKVYVHRLQTEEGKKVTFGNVLLLDDGSDITIGAPAIDGASVEAKVVRHLRGDKVIVFKKKRRKGYRKKNGHRQSLTEIIVESIVTKGGKKSEDKKSASTKAAENTSASDNKVKDAIQEPKGKSASVEQSVASKPETEKTASKKEDVKKEAKEVKDAAKKASDKKDDLKKIEGIGPKTAEALQDADMGTFAKLAKADPEKIKEILAEASSNLAHLDPGTWPKQAQLAADGKWDELEKWQDELDGGKK from the coding sequence ATGTATGCAATCGTAGAGATGGCAGGGCAGCAATTTAAAGTTGCGAAAGACCAAAAAGTGTATGTGCACCGTTTACAGACCGAGGAAGGCAAAAAGGTAACTTTTGGCAATGTACTCCTTTTGGACGACGGATCGGACATCACCATTGGCGCCCCGGCCATAGACGGAGCTTCCGTTGAGGCGAAGGTCGTCAGACACCTTCGTGGTGACAAGGTAATTGTCTTTAAAAAGAAAAGGCGAAAAGGATACCGTAAGAAAAACGGACACCGTCAATCGTTGACCGAAATCATCGTCGAAAGTATCGTTACCAAGGGCGGCAAGAAAAGTGAGGACAAAAAATCGGCTTCCACTAAGGCAGCGGAAAATACCTCCGCTTCCGACAACAAGGTAAAAGATGCGATACAGGAGCCAAAAGGAAAGTCGGCGTCTGTAGAACAGTCGGTAGCTTCGAAACCGGAAACCGAAAAAACAGCGTCCAAAAAGGAGGATGTTAAAAAGGAGGCCAAGGAGGTTAAAGACGCCGCGAAAAAAGCGTCGGACAAAAAAGACGATCTAAAGAAAATCGAAGGGATAGGTCCTAAGACCGCCGAGGCTTTGCAGGATGCGGATATGGGTACTTTCGCCAAGCTAGCAAAGGCCGATCCCGAAAAGATCAAGGAGATCCTGGCCGAGGCAAGTTCCAATCTGGCCCATCTCGATCCCGGCACTTGGCCGAAGCAGGCCCAGTTGGCCGCTGATGGCAAATGGGACGAATTGGAAAAGTGGCAAGACGAACTCGACGGCGGGAAAAAGTAA
- a CDS encoding thiamine-binding protein, whose amino-acid sequence MEISVELTFSPLQDDFEEHIIRFIQKLRASGVTILENPLSTQIYGDYDAVMEILNQEIKTAFELMDRGLLYLKIVKSDRSDYKPDF is encoded by the coding sequence ATGGAAATATCCGTAGAATTGACCTTCTCCCCCTTGCAAGATGACTTTGAGGAGCACATCATCCGTTTCATACAAAAACTGCGTGCATCGGGAGTGACGATTTTAGAAAATCCGCTTAGTACGCAAATTTACGGCGATTACGATGCCGTGATGGAGATACTCAATCAGGAAATAAAAACGGCCTTTGAGTTGATGGACAGGGGGCTGCTCTACCTTAAAATCGTAAAATCGGACCGAAGCGATTACAAACCGGACTTTTGA
- a CDS encoding DUF4199 domain-containing protein, with product MKEFALPIRFGIATSGSLIAYFLILALFDMHTNVFFSLFNGVITGFGIYEAIKYFRSQEGERFNYGKGFTAGLLTGGIATIIFTLFFTLYCTELNPDFLQQLMTTWFQSFQDFEAIVFFTVAIMGFATTLVLTLSFMQLFKSSQNTKKKSA from the coding sequence ATGAAAGAATTTGCCCTTCCCATCCGTTTCGGAATCGCTACCAGCGGAAGTCTGATCGCCTACTTTTTAATTTTGGCCCTTTTCGATATGCATACCAATGTATTTTTCAGCCTTTTCAACGGGGTGATCACCGGCTTTGGCATCTATGAGGCCATTAAATATTTCCGTTCGCAGGAGGGGGAGCGTTTTAATTACGGCAAAGGTTTTACGGCAGGACTGTTAACCGGGGGTATCGCAACAATAATTTTCACCCTGTTCTTCACCTTGTACTGCACCGAGCTGAATCCCGATTTCCTACAGCAGTTGATGACGACGTGGTTCCAGAGTTTTCAGGATTTCGAGGCCATAGTCTTTTTTACCGTTGCTATAATGGGCTTTGCCACCACCTTAGTGCTTACCCTATCCTTCATGCAACTGTTCAAATCGAGTCAAAACACGAAGAAAAAATCCGCTTAA
- the pnuC gene encoding nicotinamide riboside transporter PnuC, whose product MDGIFDWVFSQYEGISAHLVVLEIIAVVFGFLSVWYSKRENILVFPTGIVSTAIFVYILLVFGLLGDMLINAYYFSMSIYGWYVWTRKVDETHFIPITKTTSKENRQSLILFIATVIFVCAVYLIFDKFNNWTAYVDTLTTAIFFVGMWLMAKKKLENWVYWIIGDVISIPLYWYKGLIFTSLQYVLFTIIAIYGYLAWKKSLNKSPQTLLK is encoded by the coding sequence ATGGACGGTATTTTTGATTGGGTTTTTTCACAGTACGAGGGCATCTCGGCCCATTTGGTGGTGCTTGAAATCATAGCGGTGGTGTTCGGATTCTTAAGCGTTTGGTATTCAAAACGGGAGAACATCCTGGTTTTTCCGACGGGGATAGTCAGTACAGCCATCTTTGTGTACATCCTACTGGTATTCGGCCTCTTGGGCGATATGTTGATCAATGCCTATTACTTCTCCATGAGCATCTACGGCTGGTACGTTTGGACGCGCAAGGTCGATGAGACCCATTTTATTCCCATAACGAAAACGACATCCAAAGAAAACCGACAATCCCTGATTCTATTTATCGCTACCGTAATTTTTGTCTGTGCGGTATATCTTATCTTCGACAAGTTCAACAATTGGACGGCCTATGTCGATACCCTGACTACGGCCATCTTTTTCGTGGGCATGTGGCTGATGGCCAAAAAGAAATTGGAAAATTGGGTATACTGGATTATCGGTGATGTGATATCCATACCCTTATATTGGTATAAAGGACTTATATTTACTTCGTTGCAGTATGTTTTATTTACTATTATTGCCATCTACGGATATCTTGCATGGAAGAAAAGCTTAAACAAAAGTCCTCAGACATTATTAAAGTAG
- a CDS encoding 4'-phosphopantetheinyl transferase family protein, protein MPLYNTLTVSPSITIYLWQVTESESELWQGITLTPHCQSRIEGMKSGLHRRAFLSIRHLMAEAGYVDTDLYYDEVGKPHLNDGNKISITHSNHFTGIIVSSDKEVGIDIEKQRDKILRIAHKFTPIEEYSTIANTDALIRKLTIVWGAKESLYKIYAEPGLSFLHHINVKDFSFEDDRTTAGILYKGDQSFYEIEFMEFEGFTCVYAVAGESLS, encoded by the coding sequence ATGCCCCTTTACAATACATTAACGGTAAGTCCGTCGATTACCATATACCTCTGGCAGGTAACGGAATCGGAGTCCGAATTATGGCAAGGAATCACCTTGACGCCCCACTGCCAGAGTCGCATTGAGGGTATGAAATCAGGGTTGCACCGTCGCGCCTTTCTGAGCATCCGTCATTTGATGGCCGAGGCCGGTTACGTCGATACCGACCTATATTACGACGAGGTCGGAAAGCCGCACCTGAACGACGGCAATAAGATTTCGATTACCCATTCCAACCATTTCACGGGAATCATCGTCAGTTCGGACAAGGAAGTGGGCATTGACATCGAGAAACAGCGGGATAAAATACTGCGTATCGCCCACAAGTTTACCCCAATCGAAGAATACAGCACCATCGCCAATACCGATGCGCTGATCCGAAAACTGACCATCGTTTGGGGTGCCAAGGAGTCCCTTTATAAAATTTATGCCGAACCGGGACTCAGTTTTTTGCACCATATCAATGTAAAGGACTTTTCTTTTGAGGACGACCGCACCACGGCGGGCATTCTTTATAAAGGAGATCAATCGTTTTACGAGATCGAGTTTATGGAGTTCGAGGGATTTACCTGTGTCTATGCAGTGGCTGGCGAGAGCTTAAGCTGA